From the genome of Muricauda sp. SCSIO 64092, one region includes:
- a CDS encoding DsrE family protein yields MKPLLPVIVLSMLLMYTGKAQEKKTGPIIKDYGKVWPITSPDYKIEADAEFKVVFDIMDSPEDTSKRNGSIETAARFLNMHAQSGMSPENMKVALVVHNKASKDIITNQAYQKRFGVDNPNAEMVQQLLDAGVEFIFCGQSSLSRNFPRQETMEGVQLSLSAMTALIQLQNHGYRLIKF; encoded by the coding sequence ATGAAACCTTTACTTCCCGTTATTGTACTTAGTATGCTCTTGATGTATACCGGAAAAGCCCAGGAAAAGAAAACCGGTCCCATAATTAAGGACTATGGAAAGGTGTGGCCCATTACATCCCCAGATTATAAAATTGAAGCGGATGCCGAATTCAAGGTGGTATTTGATATCATGGACAGTCCAGAAGATACCTCTAAACGCAACGGAAGTATTGAAACGGCCGCCCGTTTTTTGAATATGCATGCCCAAAGTGGTATGTCTCCCGAAAACATGAAAGTTGCCCTGGTAGTACACAATAAGGCTTCCAAGGATATCATCACCAACCAAGCCTATCAAAAACGTTTTGGGGTGGACAATCCCAATGCCGAAATGGTGCAGCAATTGCTGGATGCCGGGGTCGAATTTATTTTTTGTGGACAATCATCACTATCCCGAAATTTTCCGAGACAGGAAACCATGGAAGGCGTGCAACTTTCCCTCTCGGCAATGACAGCCCTAATACAGTTACAAAACCATGGGTATCGCCTGATAAAATTTTAA
- a CDS encoding amidohydrolase, producing MAFAQGPNLEDDYKAVEPKVIEWRHDIHQNPELGNREFRTAEKIANHLRSLGIELTTGVAHTGVVGVLKGNKPGKVVGLRADIDALPVTERNDLPFKSTVTSEFLGEKVGVMHACGHDTHTAILMGVAEVLSKNKNQINGTVKFIFQPAEEGPPPGEEGGALLMVKEGVLKNPDVDAIFGLHINSQTPVGTIRYKAGGTMAAAQSFTITVKGKQSHGSQPWSGVDPILISAKIIDGLQTIISREANLTNEAAVITVGKIKSGVRFNIIPESAEMIGTIRTLDYDMKDHINKRMKEMVSTIAKAYGGEATCEIKDATDITFNDPDLVAQMLPTLQRVAGKENVVNGKAVTGAEDFSYFQREVPGFYFFLGGMTPGNTTPYPHHTPDFKIDDAGMQLGVKAMTELTLDYLNAGK from the coding sequence ATGGCATTCGCGCAGGGACCAAATCTTGAAGACGATTATAAGGCCGTTGAACCCAAAGTAATCGAATGGCGGCATGACATCCATCAAAATCCGGAACTGGGGAACAGGGAATTCAGGACTGCGGAAAAAATTGCCAATCATTTGAGGTCCCTGGGGATTGAACTCACCACAGGGGTAGCACATACCGGGGTCGTTGGGGTCCTAAAAGGGAACAAACCCGGTAAGGTGGTGGGCCTGCGTGCCGATATTGATGCACTTCCCGTAACCGAACGCAATGACCTGCCCTTTAAATCTACGGTCACTTCAGAATTTTTAGGGGAAAAAGTAGGTGTAATGCACGCCTGCGGACATGATACCCATACCGCCATCCTTATGGGTGTTGCCGAAGTATTATCCAAGAATAAGAACCAAATCAATGGGACGGTAAAATTCATTTTTCAACCTGCAGAAGAAGGGCCACCTCCCGGGGAAGAAGGTGGAGCCTTATTGATGGTAAAGGAAGGAGTACTAAAAAATCCTGATGTGGATGCCATATTTGGATTGCACATTAACTCCCAAACACCGGTTGGAACCATTCGATATAAAGCAGGGGGCACCATGGCCGCCGCACAGAGTTTTACCATAACGGTAAAGGGGAAGCAAAGTCATGGTTCACAACCCTGGTCTGGTGTTGACCCCATTTTGATAAGTGCAAAAATTATAGATGGGTTACAGACCATTATAAGTCGGGAGGCCAATTTGACCAATGAAGCTGCGGTCATTACCGTAGGTAAAATTAAAAGCGGGGTCCGGTTCAATATCATTCCGGAATCGGCTGAAATGATCGGTACCATACGAACTTTGGATTATGACATGAAAGATCACATCAACAAGCGGATGAAGGAGATGGTGTCCACTATCGCCAAGGCATATGGTGGAGAGGCCACTTGTGAAATCAAGGATGCTACGGATATAACGTTCAACGACCCGGATTTAGTGGCCCAGATGTTACCCACTTTACAGCGCGTGGCTGGTAAGGAAAATGTGGTGAACGGCAAAGCTGTTACTGGAGCGGAGGATTTCTCCTATTTTCAACGGGAAGTCCCCGGGTTTTACTTTTTTCTGGGCGGAATGACCCCAGGGAATACCACACCCTATCCGCACCATACCCCGGATTTTAAAATTGACGATGCCGGGATGCAATTAGGAGTAAAAGCCATGACCGAGCTTACCCTGGATTATTTGAATGCAGGGAAATAA